The nucleotide window AGTCGGCCTTGAGTGCGGCGATCGCGTCGTGCACAGTGTCTTCGTCGAGACCCAAGGAGCTGGCGAGTTCAGCGGCGGACACTGCCGAGTCGGTGATCATGAGCACGGCTTCGATGCCGGCGAGGATCTCATCGTCGATCATGCTCGCTCGTCTCCCCCATCGTCTTCCCTGTCGTCATTCCCGGCACTGCCCTCGCCGTCTGCCGCCGGCAGTGCGCTGTCGGTCGCGCTCTCGTCCCCGCTCCAATCACCTTCGGTGCGCAGATCGACGCCGTCTTCGCTCATCTCGGTGCGGTGGATGAGCAGCCGGCCTAAGGGTTCGGGCTGGTCGAAGTCGCAGAGGCCGACCTTGAACAGCTCCAGCAGGGCGAGGAAGCGGGCGACGACGACCAACGTGTTCTCAGCGGTTTCGAGCAGATCGGCGAAATCGACCTCACCGGCCCGCAGCAGGGAGAGGATATGTCCGCGCTGTTCGGACACGCTGACCAGCGGCAGGTGGATGTGATCGACGGCCACTGTCGGCGGGGTGTGGTCGCGTTGGAGCACGGTGGCGAAGATGCCTGCCAGTTCGCCGGGGCCGATGTTGAGTTCCAAGGGCGGCAGCACATCCTGGAACTCTGCCTCGAGGGCCACATCGCGGGGTGCGCGGATCGATCCGGCGGCCATCGCCTCGGCGAGGTAGCCGGAGACGGACTTGTACGCCTTGTACTGGAGCAGTCGCGCGAAGAGGAGGTCGCGGGCCTCGAGCAGTTCGAGGTCGAGGGCTTCCTCGCCCTCTTCGTGGGGCAGCAGCCGTGCGGTCTTGAGGTCGAGCAGGGTGGCCGCGACGAGGAGGAACTGTGAGATCTCGGCGAGATTCGCTTTGTCTTTGAGCTCGGTGGTGTAGGCGATGAATTCGTCGGTGACCTCGGCCAAGGCGATCTCGGTGACGTCGAGTCGACGCTTCGAGATCAGCCCGAGCAGCAGGTCGAAAGGGCCGGAGAAGTTCTCCAGCCGCACCTGGAATCCCTGCCCGGCCTGCTCACCGGACGCATCGACGTCGCCGCTCTGCGACGCATCGACCTCACTGTCGTGCGACGCCTCGATCTCACCGTCATATGACGCTTCGACCTCACTGTCATGCGAGGCTTTGACTGCGCCGTCATGTGAGGTGTCGATCCCACCTTCGTGTATTGCAGCGTCGCTCAGGGTGCGCCTCCGCGGGCGATGAGCTCCCGGGCGAGTCGGCGATAGGCTTCGGAGCCGGTGTGCTTCGGCGCGAAGCTCGTGATCGGTTCGGCGGCCACTGAGGCATCCGGGAACTTCACTGTCCGGTTGATGACGGTCTCGAACACCTTGTCGCCGAAGGCCTCGGTCACCCGAGACATGACCTCCTTCGAGTGCAGGGTCCGCGAGTCGAACATCGTGGCGAGGATTCCATCGACCTCGAGCGAGGGGTTGAGCCGGTCCTGGACCTTCTCGATCGTCTCGACGAGCAGGGCGACACCGCGCAGGGCGAAGAATTCGGTCTCGAGCGGAATGATCACACCGTGCGCGGCGGTCAGCGCGTTGACGGTGAGCAGGCCGAGCGAGGGCTGGCAGTCGATGAGGATGACATCGTATTCGTCGGCGACCTTCGACAGTGCCCGGGCGAGCACCTGCTCGCGGGCGACCTCACCGACGAGCTGCACTTCGGCGGCCGAGAGATCGATGTTGGCC belongs to Brevibacterium spongiae and includes:
- a CDS encoding segregation and condensation protein A; this translates as MRLENFSGPFDLLLGLISKRRLDVTEIALAEVTDEFIAYTTELKDKANLAEISQFLLVAATLLDLKTARLLPHEEGEEALDLELLEARDLLFARLLQYKAYKSVSGYLAEAMAAGSIRAPRDVALEAEFQDVLPPLELNIGPGELAGIFATVLQRDHTPPTVAVDHIHLPLVSVSEQRGHILSLLRAGEVDFADLLETAENTLVVVARFLALLELFKVGLCDFDQPEPLGRLLIHRTEMSEDGVDLRTEGDWSGDESATDSALPAADGEGSAGNDDREDDGGDERA
- a CDS encoding ParA family protein: MNTQEALDIPQQRTAAAEPQDFPEPAPLASHGPARIIAMVNQKGGVGKTTSSINLGAALAAYGRKMLLVDFDPQGALSVGLGLNPYDFDISVYNLLMNPRMDPHDVLVSTEFENIDILPANIDLSAAEVQLVGEVAREQVLARALSKVADEYDVILIDCQPSLGLLTVNALTAAHGVIIPLETEFFALRGVALLVETIEKVQDRLNPSLEVDGILATMFDSRTLHSKEVMSRVTEAFGDKVFETVINRTVKFPDASVAAEPITSFAPKHTGSEAYRRLARELIARGGAP